From Streptomyces fungicidicus, one genomic window encodes:
- a CDS encoding recombinase family protein translates to MAKPERVEIYVRVSKDRKGQELGIQRQEKACRELCERMGWKILKVYPENDMSASTTSKRRRAQYTEMLRDARDGLLDGIVVYSIDRLTRRISELTSFLEEQQQHGFGFATTEGEDTSTANGRMILTIKGAVAQQETERMSERVNNSLLQRREQGKPHAGGKRQFGFREGSHFRKLDENEVGLIRAGYLMLMDRNAMTPGDVARYWNSEGSTTPQGGAWTLQAVKRVFRSERTGGIVTYKGQDIGDSIYGAPLTREQWENVQNLLDGRATPAAQGSGKRKHLYSGFLRCGHCGAVMRVQWATVQGRTFRRTFWRPEFKQSEAAGRKDSWRTKTTSTP, encoded by the coding sequence ATGGCCAAACCGGAGCGCGTCGAGATCTATGTACGTGTCAGCAAGGACCGCAAGGGCCAGGAACTCGGCATCCAACGCCAGGAGAAGGCATGTCGGGAGTTGTGCGAGCGCATGGGGTGGAAGATCCTCAAGGTCTATCCGGAGAACGACATGTCGGCGTCGACCACGAGTAAGCGCCGCCGCGCTCAGTACACGGAGATGCTCCGAGACGCCCGCGACGGCTTGCTTGATGGCATCGTCGTCTACTCCATCGACCGCCTGACGCGCCGCATCAGCGAACTGACCAGCTTCCTCGAAGAGCAGCAGCAACACGGTTTCGGGTTCGCGACAACAGAGGGTGAGGACACCTCGACGGCCAACGGCCGCATGATCCTGACCATCAAGGGTGCGGTGGCTCAGCAGGAGACAGAGCGCATGTCCGAGCGCGTCAACAACTCCCTTCTACAGCGCAGAGAGCAGGGCAAGCCTCACGCCGGCGGGAAGCGACAGTTCGGCTTCAGAGAGGGCTCGCACTTCAGGAAATTGGACGAAAATGAAGTCGGGCTCATCCGCGCGGGCTACCTCATGCTGATGGACCGCAACGCGATGACACCCGGTGATGTGGCCCGGTACTGGAACTCCGAGGGCTCTACGACGCCGCAGGGTGGGGCTTGGACGCTTCAGGCTGTGAAGCGCGTGTTCCGATCGGAACGGACCGGGGGAATCGTCACGTACAAGGGCCAGGACATCGGGGACAGCATCTATGGTGCTCCTCTGACCCGGGAGCAGTGGGAGAACGTACAGAACCTGCTCGATGGACGGGCCACCCCGGCGGCGCAAGGGTCGGGCAAGCGTAAGCACCTCTACTCCGGATTCCTGCGATGCGGTCATTGCGGTGCCGTAATGCGCGTTCAGTGGGCGACCGTCCAGGGACGAACCTTCCGAAGGACTTTCTGGAGACCCGAATTCAAACAATCCGAGGCCGCTGGAAGGAAGGACAGTTGGAGGACGAAGACTACTTCGACTCCTTGA
- a CDS encoding LamG domain-containing protein, with the protein MSGRWGKRALLLGSCLAAVVAGAVAPGTAYAAEQANLPPAVQDLQTEFEDCASGDEPAYVGSPPVLTARLTDPAEDDRAGYPERVTAEFEIWWSDPDGTEQRRSFTTQPTYVDRVHRITVPSDIPADTAISWHVRANDGVVNSAWSSEAPGAACRFVHDDESPAAPVVSSPEYPEETWWTGGVGVYGSFTMDSPSADVVEYRYTFLGGTQRTVRPAELGGPATIRFVPLSNAPQRLSVQARDRSGRMSGRTDYTFYPKAASAPVSRWKLDDEAGSATAAAEGGEAARAGSGVTFGGPAPSGAPLTSTATLDGSRHGFLTTDAPAVDSGRTFAVGAWVRPAEDDRPMTVLSQDTASGTAYALALEAPGDAAASWSFALGDAKVTGGAPEAGEWAYLLGVYDTETGYAQLFVNGHEVGTKAEAAPVRADGAFQIGRIHGTHGYRQRWHGDIGDVRAYDRLVVPQEVTELAHRKPNLLGHWSFSTTDDGTTPENEGGSPLRLAAGASIYRGPDDSCIPELDPDCPWQPYPLVGDGHLALDGAGGHAVLDTPAVDTGDSFTLGVVARIEEDEATRPMTVLSQAGEHTDAFKLRYDPAEFAWQLVMPERDEAGAPEKVVSQVTRPDGSSGHGTRLAVVYDDATDTVKLFADGYTNADATAHVRDGWTSTGPLQVGRARTADGWGEYLKGEVDEVQAYAGALRDDDVLGLGWETDPCLC; encoded by the coding sequence ATGTCGGGGAGATGGGGCAAGAGAGCTCTGCTGCTGGGCAGTTGCCTGGCGGCGGTGGTGGCGGGGGCGGTCGCGCCCGGCACCGCGTACGCGGCGGAGCAGGCGAATCTGCCGCCTGCCGTCCAGGACCTGCAGACCGAGTTCGAGGACTGCGCGTCGGGTGACGAGCCGGCCTATGTCGGGAGTCCTCCGGTACTCACCGCCAGGTTGACCGATCCGGCCGAGGACGACCGCGCCGGATACCCGGAGCGGGTCACCGCCGAGTTCGAGATCTGGTGGTCGGACCCGGACGGCACCGAACAGCGCCGCTCCTTCACCACCCAGCCGACCTACGTGGACCGGGTCCACCGCATCACCGTGCCGTCCGACATCCCGGCCGACACGGCGATCTCCTGGCACGTCCGGGCCAACGACGGAGTGGTGAACTCCGCCTGGAGCTCCGAGGCGCCCGGCGCCGCGTGCCGGTTCGTCCACGACGACGAGAGCCCGGCCGCTCCCGTCGTGAGCTCACCGGAGTACCCGGAGGAGACGTGGTGGACCGGCGGGGTCGGCGTCTACGGCAGCTTCACCATGGACTCCCCCTCGGCGGACGTCGTCGAGTACCGGTACACCTTTCTCGGCGGTACGCAGCGCACCGTACGCCCCGCCGAGCTCGGCGGCCCCGCCACCATCCGCTTCGTACCGCTGAGCAACGCCCCGCAGCGTCTCAGCGTCCAGGCCCGCGACCGTTCCGGCCGGATGAGCGGGCGCACCGACTACACGTTCTACCCGAAGGCGGCGAGCGCGCCCGTCTCCCGCTGGAAGCTCGACGACGAGGCCGGCTCCGCCACGGCGGCAGCCGAGGGGGGCGAGGCGGCCCGGGCCGGAAGCGGTGTGACCTTCGGCGGCCCCGCGCCCTCGGGTGCCCCGCTCACCTCCACGGCCACCCTCGACGGCAGCCGCCACGGCTTCCTCACCACGGACGCCCCGGCCGTCGACAGCGGCAGGACCTTCGCCGTCGGCGCCTGGGTGCGGCCCGCGGAGGACGACCGCCCCATGACCGTGCTGAGCCAGGACACCGCGTCCGGCACCGCCTACGCCCTGGCACTGGAGGCCCCGGGGGACGCGGCCGCCTCCTGGTCCTTCGCCCTCGGCGACGCGAAGGTCACCGGCGGCGCTCCCGAGGCCGGCGAATGGGCCTACCTGCTCGGCGTGTACGACACCGAGACCGGGTACGCCCAGCTCTTCGTCAACGGCCATGAGGTCGGCACCAAGGCCGAGGCCGCTCCGGTCAGGGCGGACGGCGCGTTCCAGATCGGCCGGATCCACGGCACGCACGGCTACCGCCAGCGCTGGCACGGCGACATCGGCGACGTCCGGGCGTACGACCGCCTCGTCGTCCCGCAGGAGGTGACCGAGCTGGCCCACCGCAAGCCGAACCTGCTCGGCCACTGGTCGTTCAGCACGACCGACGACGGCACCACGCCCGAGAACGAGGGCGGTTCGCCACTGCGGCTCGCGGCGGGCGCGTCGATCTACCGCGGTCCGGACGACTCCTGCATCCCCGAGCTCGACCCCGACTGCCCGTGGCAGCCGTACCCGTTGGTCGGCGACGGGCACCTGGCACTGGACGGCGCGGGCGGCCACGCGGTCCTCGACACCCCCGCCGTGGACACCGGTGACAGCTTCACCCTCGGGGTCGTCGCACGGATCGAGGAGGACGAAGCCACCCGGCCGATGACGGTCCTCTCCCAGGCCGGCGAGCACACCGACGCCTTCAAGCTGCGCTACGACCCGGCGGAGTTCGCCTGGCAGCTGGTCATGCCGGAGCGGGACGAGGCGGGCGCGCCGGAGAAGGTCGTCTCGCAGGTCACGAGGCCGGACGGCAGCAGCGGGCACGGCACGCGGCTGGCCGTCGTCTACGACGACGCGACCGACACGGTCAAGCTGTTCGCCGACGGCTACACCAACGCGGACGCCACCGCCCACGTGCGGGACGGCTGGACGAGCACCGGCCCGCTCCAGGTGGGCCGTGCCCGCACGGCCGACGGCTGGGGCGAGTACCTGAAGGGCGAGGTGGACGAGGTCCAGGCGTACGCGGGCGCCCTGCGGGACGACGACGTCCTCGGCCTGGGCTGGGAGACCGATCCCTGCCTGTGCTGA
- a CDS encoding SPFH domain-containing protein, which produces MARTRAQSLRNVAQAVAFGTDPRAAAQDELRRRTGGGGTAAQRTRNERDERGGRQEAEGEGMDPADFPAAREQDGGSVDTVMRQLTVPLDEAGEALGRSEQLREGGEVVHAICPMVMPRGRSLLSMLPVLSLLVIGVVGSSVVSATGGSGLTNPLFGLHYWAVALLAVAFVWWRQGLVMVPDGCQAMITRFGKLEKVVGPGRVTLLSPWKRVSYIVNTTREYPFNAPVREAPTKGGVKASIDLFIQFRISDPVEFVYTLGAVRGFEEKLGNAVSETIRSLIYEQEAAGIYDMVGEDSGRLLEQLNQQFRPAVELTNANITHAEPSDRRYRMDLAAPEMVRMAKEAYTHEYALQLRKEQDEGDLSRELASSQETLSAIQADIAQYQAQMDTAVERETNRAEALARQRYVQAESEANANAALLEAQALDIRAVTAAQAPEILEYRYQQQVLDTLEQVADHLPRLVRIGGADGTGAAGIDFLELARELVGERGAELFTDADMEAVRGRLAEVSERIAAREEEIGALLAADRPTVPRMPEPAAAGEVHEPAEEAQS; this is translated from the coding sequence ATGGCACGTACGCGGGCGCAGAGTCTGCGCAACGTCGCCCAGGCGGTCGCGTTCGGCACCGATCCTCGCGCGGCGGCCCAGGACGAACTGCGCCGCCGGACCGGGGGCGGCGGCACGGCGGCGCAGCGCACCCGGAACGAGCGGGACGAGCGCGGCGGGCGCCAGGAGGCCGAGGGCGAGGGGATGGACCCCGCCGACTTCCCGGCGGCCCGGGAGCAGGACGGGGGCTCCGTCGACACGGTCATGCGGCAGCTGACGGTGCCGCTGGACGAGGCGGGCGAGGCGCTCGGCCGCAGCGAGCAGCTGCGCGAGGGCGGGGAAGTGGTGCACGCCATCTGCCCGATGGTGATGCCCCGGGGCCGCTCGCTGCTGTCCATGCTGCCGGTGCTGTCGCTGCTGGTGATCGGCGTCGTGGGTTCCTCGGTGGTGTCGGCGACCGGCGGCAGCGGGCTCACCAACCCCCTGTTCGGACTGCACTACTGGGCCGTCGCGCTGCTCGCCGTCGCGTTCGTGTGGTGGCGGCAGGGCCTGGTGATGGTGCCGGACGGGTGCCAGGCGATGATCACCCGGTTCGGCAAGCTGGAGAAGGTCGTAGGACCCGGCCGGGTCACCCTGCTCAGCCCGTGGAAGCGGGTGTCGTACATCGTCAACACGACCCGCGAGTACCCGTTCAACGCGCCGGTGCGCGAGGCCCCGACCAAGGGCGGCGTGAAGGCGTCCATCGACCTGTTCATCCAGTTCCGGATCAGCGACCCGGTGGAGTTCGTCTACACCCTCGGCGCCGTGCGCGGCTTCGAGGAGAAGCTCGGCAACGCCGTCAGCGAGACCATCCGCAGCCTGATCTACGAGCAGGAGGCGGCCGGCATCTACGACATGGTCGGTGAGGACAGCGGCCGTCTGCTGGAGCAGCTCAACCAGCAGTTCCGTCCCGCGGTGGAGCTGACCAACGCCAACATCACCCACGCCGAGCCCTCGGACCGGCGGTACCGGATGGACCTGGCCGCCCCCGAGATGGTGCGCATGGCCAAGGAGGCGTACACCCACGAGTACGCGCTGCAGCTGCGCAAGGAGCAGGACGAGGGCGACCTGAGCCGGGAGCTGGCCTCGAGCCAGGAGACGCTCTCCGCGATCCAGGCCGACATCGCCCAGTACCAGGCGCAGATGGACACCGCCGTGGAGCGCGAGACCAACCGTGCCGAGGCGCTGGCCCGCCAGCGCTATGTGCAGGCCGAGTCGGAGGCCAATGCCAACGCGGCGCTGCTGGAGGCGCAGGCCCTCGACATCCGCGCGGTAACCGCGGCACAGGCGCCGGAGATCCTCGAGTACCGCTACCAGCAGCAGGTGCTCGACACCCTGGAGCAGGTCGCCGACCATCTGCCCCGGCTGGTGCGCATCGGCGGCGCGGACGGCACCGGAGCGGCCGGGATCGACTTCCTGGAGCTGGCGCGGGAGCTGGTCGGCGAGCGGGGCGCCGAGCTGTTCACCGACGCGGACATGGAGGCCGTGCGGGGCCGGCTGGCGGAGGTGTCCGAGCGGATCGCGGCCCGCGAGGAGGAGATCGGCGCGCTGCTGGCGGCCGACCGGCCGACGGTGCCGCGGATGCCCGAGCCCGCCGCGGCCGGTGAAGTGCACGAGCCCGCCGAGGAGGCGCAGTCATGA
- a CDS encoding SPFH domain-containing protein — protein MSSARMHRRSVISEAVAPWSDIARLLRGGEADTLIPVIIPRHRRRLWWMLPLWCGAYALLTGVMLSLREAGSDGAADVAYGALATLSYVAGVVLLLIGALWWWRSSIVEIEQGTNGVLTRYGAVTRTLDAGRHYLWHPWSRVDFVVDTATEIPYSAPVMACPTQENVPLRSIEFFLKFRITDAVLFVRTIGAGNFDLVLSSAVQDAIRQRARRMRTQRAYDLRGSDVADMQELLNRQLSVYGVRVTGCNIPDVQLPAQYQHHLATRERIAKERTAYEQEWGLTRKRRIDSLGMDIERAKKVRDARIVEVKAALNRAREEVAELLERQETEAQRVRFEIETRGRSGLIAAENEARAQRALAKAYRDNRAVLQYELARRRLEVGAGLAGKAPQPVVVRTDGGTDTSALSTLFAAQLLPRLAAGDRPALGDRPGPVGDGGHDPR, from the coding sequence ATGAGTTCCGCCCGTATGCACCGCCGTTCGGTGATCTCCGAGGCCGTCGCCCCCTGGAGCGACATCGCCCGTCTGCTGCGCGGCGGGGAGGCCGACACCCTCATCCCGGTGATCATCCCGCGCCACCGCCGCCGGCTGTGGTGGATGCTGCCGCTCTGGTGCGGCGCCTACGCCCTGCTGACGGGCGTGATGCTGTCGCTGCGGGAGGCCGGCTCCGACGGCGCGGCCGACGTCGCGTACGGCGCGCTGGCCACCCTCTCCTACGTCGCCGGGGTGGTGCTGCTGCTGATCGGCGCGCTGTGGTGGTGGCGTTCCTCGATCGTCGAGATCGAGCAGGGCACCAACGGCGTGCTGACCCGCTACGGCGCCGTCACCCGCACCCTGGACGCCGGCCGGCACTACCTGTGGCACCCCTGGTCGCGGGTCGACTTCGTCGTCGACACGGCCACCGAGATCCCGTACTCGGCGCCGGTCATGGCCTGCCCGACGCAGGAGAACGTGCCGCTGCGCTCGATCGAGTTCTTCCTGAAGTTCCGCATCACCGACGCGGTGCTGTTCGTCCGGACCATCGGCGCCGGCAACTTCGACCTGGTGCTGTCCAGCGCCGTACAGGACGCGATCCGGCAGCGGGCCCGCCGGATGCGCACCCAGCGCGCCTACGACCTGCGCGGCTCGGACGTGGCCGACATGCAGGAGCTGCTCAACCGGCAGCTGTCCGTCTACGGCGTGCGCGTCACCGGCTGCAACATCCCCGATGTGCAGCTGCCGGCGCAGTACCAGCACCACCTGGCCACCCGGGAGCGGATCGCCAAGGAGCGCACCGCCTACGAGCAGGAGTGGGGTCTGACCCGCAAGCGGCGCATCGACAGCCTGGGCATGGACATCGAGCGGGCCAAGAAGGTGCGCGACGCCCGGATCGTCGAGGTGAAGGCCGCGCTGAACCGGGCCCGCGAGGAGGTCGCCGAGCTCCTCGAGCGGCAGGAGACCGAGGCGCAGCGGGTGCGGTTCGAGATCGAGACGCGGGGCCGCAGCGGGCTGATCGCGGCCGAGAACGAGGCCCGTGCCCAGCGTGCCCTGGCCAAGGCCTACCGCGACAACCGGGCGGTGCTCCAGTACGAGCTGGCGCGGCGGCGGCTGGAGGTCGGCGCCGGGCTGGCGGGGAAGGCCCCGCAGCCGGTGGTGGTGCGCACCGACGGGGGCACCGACACGTCGGCGCTGTCCACGCTGTTCGCGGCGCAGTTGCTGCCGCGGCTGGCGGCGGGTGACCGGCCCGCCCTCGGTGACCGGCCGGGGCCGGTGGGCGACGGCGGCCACGACCCGCGGTAG
- a CDS encoding TetR/AcrR family transcriptional regulator: MGAVKTKRMPRAVREQQMLDAAVRTFGQRGYMAASMDEIAELAGVSKPLVYLYLNSKEDLFTACIRREAKALTEAVRAGTRPGLPADRQLWSGLTAFFTHTARYPDGWAVLHLQARTHGEVFAAEAAAMREEIVAFVTQLILAAARDAHRDPDLPEREVAGLAEALVGAAESLADWANATSGVTARQSAATLMNFAWAGLGDLMAGRRWSPPDDDGGAAGAQAGATSPAT, from the coding sequence ATGGGTGCCGTGAAGACGAAGCGGATGCCGCGTGCGGTCCGCGAACAGCAGATGCTGGACGCCGCCGTACGGACCTTCGGGCAGCGGGGGTACATGGCCGCGTCGATGGACGAGATCGCCGAACTGGCGGGCGTGTCCAAGCCGTTGGTGTACCTGTACCTGAACTCCAAGGAGGACCTGTTCACCGCGTGCATCCGGCGCGAGGCCAAGGCGCTCACCGAGGCGGTGCGCGCCGGGACGCGGCCGGGGCTGCCGGCCGACCGGCAGCTCTGGTCGGGTCTGACGGCGTTCTTCACGCACACCGCCCGGTACCCCGACGGCTGGGCCGTGCTGCATCTCCAGGCCCGCACCCACGGTGAGGTCTTCGCCGCCGAGGCCGCCGCGATGCGCGAGGAGATCGTGGCGTTCGTGACGCAGCTCATCCTCGCCGCCGCCCGCGACGCCCACCGCGACCCCGATCTGCCCGAGCGGGAGGTGGCCGGGCTGGCGGAGGCGCTGGTCGGCGCCGCCGAGTCGCTCGCGGACTGGGCCAACGCCACCTCCGGCGTCACGGCCCGGCAGTCGGCGGCGACCCTGATGAACTTCGCCTGGGCGGGGCTGGGCGACCTGATGGCGGGGCGTCGCTGGAGCCCGCCCGACGACGACGGCGGGGCCGCCGGGGCTCAGGCCGGGGCGACCTCGCCGGCCACGTGA
- a CDS encoding MaoC family dehydratase produces the protein MTSAPAPSAEVRLAASPALTPLLARGALLSPLKRPRPDADSPGTRLVLPAPRVDTARLAAYERVCGFPTGEDALPVTYPHVLGFPLAMRLMSAPGFPLPLLGLVHTSIRITRHRATPPAGDYELTVYVDGLAPHRRGTEATVVTELRDGGDIVWESRSTYLARHRTADAGRQEEEKKKKERDAPLPAVEEWRPAGDVGRRYAAASGDRNPIHLYPLTARLFGFPRAIAHGMWTVARCLAAHGTPDATRVRADFRAPVLLPGTVTYAAAGGRFALRGEGGRVHVAGEVAPA, from the coding sequence ATGACGTCCGCCCCCGCCCCCTCGGCCGAGGTCCGGCTCGCCGCCTCCCCCGCCCTCACGCCGCTCCTCGCGCGCGGCGCCCTGCTGTCCCCCCTCAAGCGCCCGCGTCCCGACGCCGACAGCCCCGGCACCCGGCTGGTGCTGCCCGCTCCGCGCGTCGACACCGCCCGGCTCGCCGCCTACGAGCGGGTGTGCGGCTTCCCGACCGGCGAGGACGCGCTGCCGGTGACGTACCCGCATGTGCTGGGCTTCCCGCTCGCCATGCGGCTGATGAGCGCGCCCGGCTTCCCGCTCCCGCTGCTGGGCCTCGTCCACACGTCGATACGGATCACCCGGCACCGGGCGACCCCTCCCGCCGGCGACTACGAACTGACCGTGTACGTCGACGGGCTGGCCCCGCACCGGCGCGGCACGGAGGCCACCGTGGTCACCGAGCTGCGGGACGGCGGGGACATCGTGTGGGAGTCACGGAGCACCTACCTGGCCCGGCACCGGACGGCGGACGCCGGGCGCCAGGAAGAGGAGAAGAAGAAGAAGGAGCGGGACGCGCCGCTGCCCGCCGTGGAGGAGTGGCGGCCGGCCGGGGACGTCGGACGGCGCTACGCCGCCGCCTCCGGCGACCGCAACCCGATCCACCTGTACCCGCTCACCGCCCGCCTCTTCGGCTTCCCCCGCGCCATCGCCCACGGCATGTGGACCGTGGCCCGCTGCCTCGCCGCACACGGCACCCCGGACGCGACACGTGTCAGGGCCGACTTCCGGGCCCCGGTGCTGCTGCCGGGCACCGTGACCTACGCGGCAGCGGGCGGCCGCTTCGCACTACGCGGCGAGGGCGGCCGGGTTCACGTGGCCGGCGAGGTCGCCCCGGCCTGA
- a CDS encoding 3-oxoacyl-ACP reductase encodes MADRYLSFTGTAPGRFLTRRLGLPQPAPLHRWSPRRPDLDGGLLHLTAGKSGLDLTPVLARTGLDTDDVTGRPAAVVLDASGVRDVEGLTEVHAALHPVVRSVAASGRIVVLGAPLDPADHHQAAAQQALEGFTRSLGKETGRGITVNLVRLTDAAAAESTLRFLLSPKSAYVSGQVIGTGAHESAAPHDVDRPLAGRTALVTGAARGIGEAVAETLARDGAKVVVLDVPQAEQDARRVAERLGGTALPLDITAADAGARIAEALPDGLDVLVHNAGITRDRRLVNMPAERWNPVLEVNLASVLRTTDALLAAGTLKRGGRIVATASIAGIAGNAGQTNYGASKAGITGLVRTLAPHAFAGHGVTVNAVAPGFIETRMTAAVPLFIREAGRRMNSLAQGGLPADVAETTAWLAHPASGAVNGQVVRVCGQSLLGA; translated from the coding sequence ATGGCCGACCGCTATCTGAGCTTCACCGGCACCGCGCCCGGCCGCTTCCTGACGCGCCGCCTGGGCCTCCCCCAGCCCGCACCGCTGCACCGCTGGTCACCGCGCCGGCCGGACCTCGACGGCGGCCTCCTCCACCTCACGGCCGGCAAGTCCGGACTCGACCTCACCCCCGTCCTCGCCCGCACCGGGCTCGACACGGACGACGTCACGGGCCGGCCCGCCGCCGTCGTCCTGGACGCGAGCGGCGTCCGGGACGTCGAAGGGCTCACGGAGGTGCACGCCGCGCTGCATCCCGTCGTACGGTCGGTCGCCGCGAGCGGCCGGATCGTGGTGCTCGGCGCCCCGCTCGACCCCGCCGACCACCATCAGGCCGCCGCCCAGCAGGCGTTGGAGGGCTTCACCCGCTCCCTCGGAAAGGAGACCGGCCGGGGCATCACCGTGAACCTGGTCCGTCTCACCGACGCCGCCGCGGCCGAGTCGACCCTCCGCTTCCTGCTCTCCCCCAAGTCGGCCTACGTCAGCGGCCAGGTGATCGGCACCGGCGCGCACGAGTCCGCCGCGCCCCACGACGTGGACCGCCCCCTCGCCGGCCGCACCGCCCTGGTGACCGGCGCGGCACGGGGCATCGGGGAGGCGGTCGCCGAGACCCTGGCCCGGGACGGCGCCAAGGTGGTCGTCCTCGACGTGCCGCAGGCGGAACAGGACGCGCGGCGCGTGGCCGAGCGGCTCGGCGGGACCGCGCTCCCCCTCGACATCACCGCCGCCGACGCGGGCGCCCGGATCGCCGAGGCGCTCCCCGACGGCCTCGACGTGCTCGTGCACAACGCGGGCATCACCCGTGACCGGCGGCTGGTCAACATGCCGGCCGAGCGCTGGAACCCGGTGCTGGAGGTGAACCTGGCGAGCGTGCTGCGCACCACCGACGCGCTGCTCGCCGCCGGAACCCTCAAGCGGGGCGGACGGATCGTCGCCACGGCGTCCATCGCGGGCATCGCAGGGAACGCCGGCCAGACCAACTACGGGGCCAGCAAGGCCGGAATCACCGGACTGGTCCGCACCCTCGCGCCGCACGCGTTCGCCGGGCACGGGGTGACGGTGAACGCCGTGGCGCCCGGGTTCATCGAGACCAGGATGACGGCGGCCGTGCCGCTGTTCATCCGGGAGGCGGGCCGCCGGATGAACTCCCTCGCGCAGGGCGGCCTCCCGGCCGACGTCGCCGAGACCACCGCCTGGCTGGCCCACCCGGCGTCGGGCGCGGTGAACGGCCAGGTCGTACGGGTCTGCGGCCAGAGCCTGCTGGGAGCGTGA
- a CDS encoding acetyl-CoA C-acetyltransferase, which produces MSTLKPAAVRRVAVIGGSRIPFARSDGPYATASNQEMLGAALDGLVERYGLHAPGAVGEFVAGAVLKHSRDFNLARETVLGSRLDARTPAYDIQQACGTGLQAVVAAANKIALGQTESAVAGGADTASDAPLGVNDGLRKVLLEARRAKSPGARLRALAKVRPGHLVPDIPRNAEPRTGLSMGEHAAVTARAWGVTREAQDELAAASHQRLAAAYERGLFQDLVVPFRGLARDQNLRPGSSTEKLAALKPVFGLDLPEPTMTAGNSTPLTDGAALVLLASEEWAAERGLEPLAYLSAYETAAVDFVHGDVADGEDGLLMAPAYAVPRMLERAGLGMADFDLIEVHEAFASQVLATLAAWEKRGLAPVDRSRLNVAGSSLATGHPFAATGARIVATLAKLLAERDAPGRGLISVCAAGGQGVTAVLERP; this is translated from the coding sequence ATGAGCACCCTGAAGCCGGCCGCCGTCCGGCGCGTCGCGGTCATCGGCGGCAGCCGGATCCCCTTCGCCCGCTCCGACGGCCCCTACGCCACCGCCTCCAACCAGGAGATGCTCGGCGCCGCGCTGGACGGCCTGGTCGAGCGGTACGGACTCCACGCGCCGGGCGCGGTGGGGGAGTTCGTCGCCGGAGCGGTCCTCAAGCACAGCCGCGACTTCAACCTGGCCCGCGAGACGGTCCTCGGGTCACGGCTCGACGCCCGCACCCCGGCCTACGACATCCAGCAGGCCTGCGGCACCGGACTCCAGGCCGTCGTCGCCGCCGCCAACAAGATCGCCCTCGGCCAGACCGAGTCCGCGGTCGCGGGCGGCGCCGACACCGCGAGCGACGCGCCCCTCGGCGTCAACGACGGCCTGCGCAAGGTGCTGCTGGAGGCACGGCGCGCGAAGTCGCCGGGCGCCCGCCTCAGGGCGCTGGCGAAGGTGCGCCCCGGCCACCTCGTCCCCGACATCCCGCGCAACGCCGAGCCGCGCACCGGCCTGTCCATGGGCGAGCACGCCGCGGTCACCGCCCGCGCCTGGGGCGTCACCCGCGAGGCCCAGGACGAACTGGCGGCGGCCAGCCACCAGCGGCTGGCGGCGGCGTACGAACGCGGCCTGTTCCAGGACCTGGTGGTGCCCTTCCGCGGCCTGGCCCGCGACCAGAACCTGCGGCCGGGCTCGAGCACGGAGAAACTCGCCGCGCTGAAGCCCGTGTTCGGACTCGACCTTCCCGAACCCACCATGACCGCGGGGAATTCGACCCCGCTCACGGACGGCGCGGCGCTGGTGCTGCTGGCGAGCGAGGAGTGGGCGGCGGAGCGGGGCCTGGAGCCGCTGGCCTATCTGAGCGCGTACGAGACGGCCGCCGTGGACTTCGTGCACGGCGACGTCGCCGACGGCGAGGACGGCCTGCTCATGGCACCCGCGTACGCGGTCCCGCGGATGCTGGAGCGCGCCGGACTGGGCATGGCGGACTTCGACCTGATCGAGGTCCACGAGGCGTTCGCCTCCCAGGTGCTGGCCACGCTGGCCGCCTGGGAGAAGCGGGGCCTGGCCCCCGTCGACCGGTCCCGGCTCAACGTGGCGGGCTCCTCCCTGGCCACCGGCCACCCCTTCGCCGCCACGGGCGCCCGCATCGTGGCGACCCTGGCGAAGCTCCTCGCCGAACGGGACGCGCCGGGACGCGGACTGATCTCGGTCTGCGCGGCGGGCGGGCAGGGCGTGACCGCGGTCCTGGAACGCCCGTGA